In Thermococcus camini, a genomic segment contains:
- a CDS encoding protein-tyrosine phosphatase family protein — MPSARFVDDNVAFSRMPALEEMDEVAGTFDAVVVLVEGFELPYSLDEWRRRGVEVFHSPIQDFSAPGLNQLLGILRWIEAKTLENKKVLIHCLGGCGRSGTIATAWLMYSKGLSLEKALRKVRSLRPCAVETREQMGVLKELERLLRSR; from the coding sequence ATGCCCTCAGCCAGATTCGTCGACGATAACGTTGCATTCTCGCGGATGCCCGCTTTGGAAGAAATGGACGAAGTTGCCGGAACCTTCGATGCGGTGGTGGTTCTCGTCGAGGGGTTCGAGCTCCCCTACAGCCTGGACGAATGGCGGAGACGGGGCGTTGAGGTCTTTCACAGCCCCATTCAGGATTTCTCAGCTCCGGGCTTGAACCAGCTCCTCGGAATCCTCCGCTGGATTGAGGCGAAAACTCTGGAGAACAAAAAGGTTCTTATCCACTGCCTCGGCGGCTGTGGGAGGAGTGGGACGATAGCCACTGCCTGGCTTATGTACTCGAAGGGCCTCTCCCTGGAGAAAGCTTTGAGAAAGGTCCGCTCCCTGAGGCCCTGTGCCGTCGAGACCCGCGAGCAGATGGGAGTTTTGAAAGAACTTGAAAGGCTCCTCAGAAGCCGTTGA
- a CDS encoding methionine--tRNA ligase subunit beta yields MELYDVSEFWKFDLRVGLVRKAEKLRRTRKLIKLDVDFGSELRTIITGIADQYDPEELEGKKFIFLLNLKPRELSGVKSEGMLLVAENEDGRVYLIPVPDEVLPGTRVW; encoded by the coding sequence ATGGAGCTCTACGACGTCTCCGAGTTCTGGAAGTTCGACCTCCGCGTCGGCCTCGTAAGGAAGGCGGAAAAGCTGAGGCGCACTAGAAAGCTGATAAAGCTCGACGTGGATTTCGGAAGTGAACTAAGGACGATAATAACCGGCATAGCCGACCAGTACGACCCGGAGGAACTCGAAGGTAAGAAGTTCATATTCCTCCTCAACCTTAAGCCCAGGGAACTCTCGGGTGTTAAAAGCGAGGGCATGCTCCTGGTTGCGGAGAACGAGGACGGAAGGGTCTACCTCATCCCGGTCCCTGATGAAGTTCTACCGGGAACAAGGGTGTGGTAG
- a CDS encoding carbon-nitrogen hydrolase family protein codes for MKVALIPMKVEVGNFEANWREFEKRFEEALQHDPDFVVFPEYCLTGFEEWDFSGAELYGEILERVSGLAREAGVYVVFGLLEPYKNCVYNSALLIGRNGEVLLRHRKFQEPMRFYTGNTVRTVKTEFGKVSIIICGDLYNKRIAKWVQKKRPDFIFVPMEYSPDYGEPNEEDVKAMSERAELLGVRTFIVNSYPPGGAWVFEKNGTLVASSKMDRSLVVSIETLKS; via the coding sequence ATGAAGGTAGCTCTAATCCCGATGAAGGTTGAGGTTGGGAACTTCGAGGCCAACTGGCGGGAGTTTGAGAAGCGCTTTGAGGAGGCCCTGCAACACGACCCGGACTTCGTTGTCTTCCCGGAGTACTGCCTGACGGGTTTTGAGGAGTGGGACTTCAGCGGGGCAGAACTTTACGGCGAAATCCTGGAGAGGGTGAGCGGGCTTGCCAGGGAGGCGGGCGTTTACGTCGTCTTTGGTCTTCTCGAACCCTACAAAAACTGCGTCTACAACTCTGCCCTTCTCATAGGCAGGAACGGTGAGGTTCTGCTGAGGCACCGCAAGTTCCAAGAGCCGATGAGGTTCTACACCGGCAACACCGTCAGAACGGTTAAAACCGAGTTCGGGAAGGTCTCGATAATCATCTGCGGCGACCTGTACAACAAGAGGATAGCGAAGTGGGTTCAGAAAAAGAGACCGGACTTCATCTTCGTGCCGATGGAGTACTCCCCGGACTACGGCGAGCCAAACGAGGAGGATGTGAAGGCAATGTCCGAGCGGGCCGAACTCCTCGGTGTTAGGACGTTTATAGTCAACAGCTACCCGCCGGGCGGGGCTTGGGTCTTCGAGAAGAACGGGACGCTGGTGGCGTCATCGAAGATGGACAGGAGTTTGGTGGTGAGCATCGAAACCCTTAAGTCATGA
- a CDS encoding GNAT family N-acetyltransferase, with product MPMRPIVLKGEKVSLGVLLKEDMEKIWMWNNDREVVRTLADPSDVSTLEEWHRWYENLSLKKSSKRAFAILNEGNNLVGTVIVSRIDLRNGTAEIGYFLGREHWGKGYATEAVRLTLEYCFRYLNLRKVYAKTYENNTASIRVLEKNGFKLVGRLRKHAHTPDGYVDVLFYDLLREEWEK from the coding sequence ATGCCCATGCGTCCGATAGTGTTGAAGGGCGAAAAGGTTTCGCTTGGCGTGCTCCTGAAGGAGGATATGGAAAAGATATGGATGTGGAACAACGACCGTGAAGTCGTCAGGACACTTGCGGATCCCTCGGACGTCTCAACGCTTGAGGAATGGCACAGGTGGTACGAAAACCTGTCCCTAAAGAAGTCTTCAAAGAGGGCCTTTGCGATACTGAACGAGGGGAACAACCTCGTGGGGACCGTGATAGTGAGCAGGATAGACCTTCGGAATGGGACGGCGGAGATTGGCTACTTCCTGGGAAGGGAGCACTGGGGGAAGGGCTACGCCACCGAGGCCGTCAGGCTGACCCTTGAGTACTGCTTCCGGTACCTGAACCTGCGCAAGGTCTACGCCAAGACGTACGAAAACAACACAGCGTCAATCCGAGTTCTCGAAAAGAACGGCTTTAAGCTCGTTGGTAGGCTGAGGAAGCACGCACATACACCCGACGGATATGTTGATGTGCTCTTCTATGACCTGCTCAGGGAGGAATGGGAGAAATGA
- a CDS encoding GNAT family N-acetyltransferase → MGEMRPVILKGEKVSLAILLRDDLKKSWEWFNERSTVRNLFNSSYFTLPEEEEEFYEELKKNKEKSPTFAVIENESGKLVGIAGFNWINWQARWGEILYYLSPEERWKGYGTETVKLLCEYAFAHLNLRKVWAKVHANNKASIRVLEKNGFTLAGRLREHIWSDGKYLDELIYERFRGNTNTLQNNPNRKTIYNSNSKNHRGFP, encoded by the coding sequence ATGGGAGAAATGAGACCCGTAATCCTAAAGGGTGAGAAGGTTTCCCTAGCTATACTCCTCCGTGATGACCTAAAGAAGAGCTGGGAGTGGTTTAACGAGAGGAGCACGGTTAGGAATCTCTTCAACTCGTCCTACTTCACGCTTCCCGAAGAGGAAGAGGAGTTCTACGAGGAGCTAAAAAAGAACAAGGAGAAAAGTCCCACTTTTGCGGTGATAGAAAACGAGAGCGGAAAGCTGGTGGGCATAGCCGGCTTCAACTGGATCAACTGGCAGGCAAGGTGGGGAGAGATACTCTACTACCTCTCGCCGGAGGAGAGGTGGAAGGGCTACGGGACGGAGACCGTTAAGCTCCTCTGCGAATACGCCTTCGCTCATCTCAACCTCCGTAAGGTCTGGGCGAAGGTTCACGCCAACAACAAAGCATCGATCAGAGTTCTTGAGAAAAACGGCTTTACTCTCGCCGGCAGGCTGAGGGAGCACATCTGGAGCGATGGGAAATACCTCGACGAGCTGATTTACGAGAGGTTTAGAGGAAATACGAACACCCTTCAAAACAACCCGAACAGGAAAACTATTTATAACTCAAATTCCAAAAATCACCGGGGTTTCCCATGA
- a CDS encoding winged helix-turn-helix domain-containing protein, producing MPDEDLAREVQELRKALEELRESFAVVSQMAQAYLRLINLYAQYGGLGIEVAVPEIKHDPISREIVQILFDLKRANVSQIARELKGRRGKASRNTVRVKLKELMELGIVVEVPGERGKVYALSREVVKKWLEMIGMPIRFDQTNDY from the coding sequence ATGCCCGATGAAGACCTTGCCAGGGAAGTTCAGGAGCTCAGGAAGGCACTTGAGGAGCTCAGGGAGAGCTTCGCGGTGGTTTCTCAGATGGCACAGGCCTATCTGAGGCTCATCAACCTCTACGCCCAGTACGGCGGGCTTGGCATAGAAGTTGCCGTCCCTGAGATAAAGCATGACCCCATATCGCGTGAAATCGTCCAGATTCTCTTCGACCTGAAGAGGGCCAACGTGAGCCAGATAGCGCGGGAGCTGAAGGGCAGGCGCGGAAAGGCCTCGCGAAATACCGTTCGGGTCAAATTGAAGGAACTCATGGAGCTCGGCATCGTTGTCGAGGTTCCCGGTGAGAGGGGAAAGGTCTATGCACTCTCCCGCGAAGTGGTCAAAAAGTGGCTCGAAATGATCGGAATGCCGATTAGGTTTGATCAGACTAACGATTATTGA
- a CDS encoding class I SAM-dependent methyltransferase: MERWDFDNWAESYDEDVTAEDWIHKDYWKVLKLVAERVKGLVLDVGCGTGNILRFLNSESYVGVEPSAGMRERFREKHGFEPLDSHFLALPLQDGVADTVITTYAFHHVPNEEKEDAIKEMLRVLKPWGRSLSPT, encoded by the coding sequence ATGGAGCGCTGGGACTTTGACAACTGGGCCGAAAGCTACGACGAGGATGTAACAGCGGAGGACTGGATACACAAGGATTACTGGAAGGTCTTGAAACTCGTGGCCGAGCGGGTTAAAGGACTTGTCCTTGACGTCGGTTGCGGAACCGGAAACATCCTGCGCTTTCTCAACTCTGAGAGCTACGTAGGCGTTGAGCCCTCCGCCGGGATGCGCGAAAGGTTCAGGGAGAAACACGGCTTCGAGCCGCTCGACAGCCACTTCCTGGCACTTCCCCTGCAGGATGGAGTAGCTGACACCGTAATAACCACCTACGCCTTTCACCACGTGCCGAATGAGGAGAAGGAGGACGCAATAAAGGAGATGCTTCGCGTTCTTAAGCCCTGGGGAAGATCCTTATCGCCGACGTGA
- a CDS encoding GNAT family N-acetyltransferase translates to MEPLIREARPEDKPFIEEIAQLTWGGEDYLARVFDEWLGDNFYVLELDGKVIGTAKLTLLPGKVGWLEGLRVHPDYRGRGYGRKLHGFMLDLGKKFAREGKVDALEFATYFLNRESIAMAERTGFHIKARFFVLGAKTEEFGPEEPERVELALEDLTLGLIPIGWRFARRSEEALDWIRENAELYNTDGFHFLVPKKGTTFTPLNIGLATLKAMLPAMAWVAKERGKEEFDVMLPSGVKPLLPGIKRLGLFLWDETEEPNVLVFRKKLVSE, encoded by the coding sequence ATGGAACCTCTCATAAGGGAAGCCAGACCTGAGGATAAACCCTTCATCGAGGAGATTGCACAGCTAACATGGGGTGGTGAGGATTACCTTGCGAGGGTCTTCGACGAGTGGCTCGGAGATAACTTCTACGTCCTTGAGCTTGATGGTAAGGTCATCGGGACGGCAAAGCTCACGCTTTTGCCTGGAAAGGTCGGCTGGCTCGAAGGCCTCAGGGTTCATCCGGACTACAGGGGCAGGGGCTACGGGAGGAAGCTCCACGGCTTCATGCTGGATCTCGGTAAGAAGTTCGCCCGCGAGGGGAAGGTAGATGCTCTGGAGTTCGCGACCTACTTCCTCAACCGCGAGAGCATAGCAATGGCAGAAAGAACAGGCTTTCACATCAAGGCCAGGTTCTTTGTCTTGGGGGCTAAAACTGAAGAGTTTGGGCCTGAGGAGCCGGAGCGAGTAGAGTTAGCACTTGAAGACCTCACCCTGGGTCTAATTCCCATCGGCTGGCGCTTTGCGAGGAGGAGTGAAGAAGCCCTGGACTGGATTAGAGAAAACGCGGAGCTCTACAACACCGACGGCTTCCACTTCTTGGTTCCCAAGAAGGGAACGACCTTCACACCCCTCAACATCGGCCTGGCAACACTAAAGGCCATGCTTCCAGCGATGGCGTGGGTTGCGAAGGAAAGGGGCAAGGAAGAGTTCGACGTAATGCTCCCGAGCGGGGTTAAACCCCTCCTGCCGGGCATTAAGAGACTCGGCCTTTTCCTCTGGGATGAGACCGAGGAGCCGAACGTGCTGGTGTTCAGAAAGAAACTCGTCTCCGAGTGA
- a CDS encoding MFS transporter has product MRWSEIPKDAKAYMLYHTLIAPGLIVWILFPLYLMETGYSILEVGAFFTAVNIISIPLTYLFGRLFNRWDIKKGLIVIDVLDGIAYVLYGLAKGAVAPLMLFAGRTVEKLSTVLYPLYRAYEQIIYPEDKYEEIFAWHLRLPEIARLITFPILGYIFGYLYPGAENYRWAFIFFGLFSVITVAYIWRFLPSAGREERITPEGFTFRAGEFKLLLAFEALLTLAWELAPEIVLINYVVFVLKKTVFEITLIACASSLASIIGTYASERVPKGRGFQAIGVGMFINAFYALVMALSPPFWLVLVIYALSDFGNTFWFPFYRSWMFKLIPKEEASEFHAAISSYRKVLGLFTPFVAGALASLHATLPYAASLVLFLAAGAMFWWLAGKGIYPKTAS; this is encoded by the coding sequence ATGCGCTGGAGTGAGATTCCAAAGGACGCCAAGGCGTACATGCTCTACCACACCCTCATAGCACCCGGCCTAATCGTCTGGATACTCTTCCCGCTCTACCTCATGGAGACAGGCTACTCCATTCTTGAGGTCGGGGCGTTCTTTACCGCTGTAAACATCATCTCGATTCCTCTAACGTATCTCTTCGGCAGGCTCTTCAACAGATGGGACATCAAGAAGGGGCTGATTGTAATAGATGTCCTCGACGGCATCGCCTACGTCCTCTACGGCCTTGCGAAGGGTGCAGTTGCTCCCCTCATGCTCTTTGCCGGAAGGACTGTGGAAAAGCTCTCGACGGTGCTCTATCCTCTCTACCGTGCTTACGAGCAGATAATCTATCCTGAGGACAAGTACGAGGAGATATTCGCCTGGCACCTGCGCCTTCCGGAGATAGCAAGGCTGATAACCTTTCCCATCCTCGGCTACATCTTCGGCTACCTCTACCCCGGCGCGGAGAACTACCGCTGGGCCTTCATCTTCTTCGGTCTGTTCTCGGTGATAACGGTGGCATACATCTGGCGCTTCCTGCCCTCAGCAGGCCGGGAGGAGCGCATTACTCCGGAGGGCTTCACGTTTAGGGCCGGAGAGTTCAAGCTCCTGCTGGCGTTCGAGGCTTTGCTGACCCTCGCCTGGGAGCTTGCGCCCGAGATAGTGCTGATAAACTACGTCGTCTTCGTGCTTAAGAAAACCGTCTTTGAGATAACGCTCATAGCCTGCGCGAGCAGTCTGGCCTCAATAATCGGTACCTACGCCAGCGAGAGGGTTCCGAAGGGCAGGGGCTTCCAGGCCATCGGCGTGGGCATGTTCATAAACGCCTTCTACGCCTTAGTTATGGCGCTCTCACCACCCTTCTGGCTCGTACTGGTTATTTACGCGCTCTCAGACTTCGGCAACACCTTCTGGTTCCCCTTCTACCGCTCGTGGATGTTCAAACTTATCCCGAAAGAGGAGGCCAGCGAGTTCCACGCGGCGATATCGAGCTACAGAAAGGTCCTCGGCCTCTTCACGCCCTTTGTTGCCGGAGCACTGGCAAGCCTTCACGCGACTCTCCCGTACGCGGCGAGTCTGGTGCTGTTTTTGGCGGCCGGAGCTATGTTCTGGTGGCTGGCTGGGAAAGGTATTTATCCAAAAACCGCGAGTTAG
- a CDS encoding toxin-antitoxin system TumE family protein: MLRELELLEKSLAVKSYEILDYKEGDSFYFLKIRVELIDGSVLYVREFVSEEDYNYSFQWQKNGKLIVRWDNAPHHKNVETFPHHKHVGSKDNVRPSKEVSLEDVLRVIEEKLKT, from the coding sequence ATGCTCAGAGAGTTAGAGTTGCTTGAGAAGAGCTTAGCAGTCAAAAGCTACGAAATTCTAGACTACAAGGAGGGGGACAGTTTTTACTTTCTGAAAATCAGGGTAGAACTAATAGATGGAAGCGTTCTTTACGTCAGGGAATTTGTATCGGAAGAAGATTACAACTACTCTTTCCAATGGCAGAAAAACGGAAAACTTATAGTCCGCTGGGACAACGCGCCCCATCACAAAAACGTAGAAACGTTTCCACATCATAAGCACGTCGGTTCCAAGGATAACGTTCGGCCTTCCAAGGAGGTTTCACTGGAGGACGTTCTGAGGGTCATTGAAGAAAAATTGAAGACATAG
- a CDS encoding nicotinamide-nucleotide adenylyltransferase yields the protein MVKRGLFVGRFQPVHNGHIKALEFVFSQVDEVIIGIGSAQASHTLKNPFTTSERMEMLIRALNEAGMDKRYYLIPLPDINFNAIWATYVVSMVPSFDVVFTGNSLVAQLFREKGYEVIVQPMFRKDILSATEIRKRMIEGKPWEELVPKSVAEFIREIKGCERIKMLATNLEKNEKELQAPIRIPEF from the coding sequence ATGGTCAAGCGCGGCCTCTTCGTCGGCCGGTTCCAGCCGGTCCACAACGGCCATATAAAGGCTCTCGAATTCGTTTTTTCGCAGGTTGATGAGGTAATCATTGGTATAGGAAGCGCCCAGGCGAGCCATACTCTAAAGAACCCCTTTACGACGAGTGAGAGGATGGAGATGCTGATTCGCGCCCTTAACGAGGCCGGTATGGACAAGCGCTACTACCTGATTCCGCTCCCGGACATAAACTTCAACGCCATCTGGGCGACCTACGTGGTGAGCATGGTTCCCAGCTTCGACGTCGTCTTCACCGGCAACTCCCTGGTTGCCCAGCTCTTCCGCGAGAAGGGCTATGAGGTCATCGTCCAGCCGATGTTCAGGAAGGACATCCTCTCTGCCACAGAAATAAGGAAGCGCATGATTGAGGGAAAGCCGTGGGAGGAGCTCGTGCCGAAGAGTGTGGCCGAGTTCATCAGGGAGATAAAGGGCTGCGAACGGATAAAGATGCTCGCGACGAACCTTGAGAAGAACGAGAAGGAGTTGCAAGCGCCGATAAGGATTCCGGAGTTTTGA